The following is a genomic window from Streptomyces lincolnensis.
CGCAGGATGTCACCGGGGTCCTTGGCGAGGACCCGGTCGCCGTCGTAGACGGTGCTCGTGCCCTGCTCCATCAGCAGCCAGGGACGACCGCCGCCCAGGGAGCGGGCGCGGTCCGCGTGGAAGGCGACGTCGGCGGCGGCGGACAGGCCGGGCGCGCCGGGGTACTGGTCGATGGTGACCACGTCGAGTTCCCGGGCCAGCGCCCACACGTCGATGTTCTGGTACGCGGGCAGCATCAGGTTGGTCGTCACCGGCCGGTCGCTGTGCGCGCGGATCGCGTCCCGCTGCTCGCGGTAGGCGGCGGTGACCTCGTCGGCCCAGAAGCGGCGGAAGTCCAGTTCCTGGCCGGGGTTCTTGTGCCAGTTCGTCGCACGCGGTGGCAGCACCTGTTCCCAGGAGGTGTAGCGCTGACTCCAGAAGGCCGTTCCCCAGGCCTCGTTGAGGGCGTCGAGCGAGCCGTGGCGGGCGCGCAGCCACACCCGGAAGGAGGCCGCCGTGTGGTCGCAGTAGCACAGGGTGGCGTACTCGTTGTGGACGTGCCACAGCGCGAGGGCGGGATGGTCGCCGTAGCGTTCGGCGAGCGCCCCGGCGATCCGGCGCGCCGAGTCGCGGTACGCGGGTGCGGTGAGGCAGTACGTGTCCCGGCTGCCGTGGACGAGCCGCGTGCCGTCGGGCCGGACCATCAGCGCGTCCGGATGGGCCAGGGTGAACCAGGGCGGCGGGGACGCGGTGGGGGTGGCCAGGTCGACGGCCACGCCGTTCGCGTGCAGGCGCTCCAGATGGGCATCCAGCCACGCGAAGTCGTAGTGGCCCTCCTCCGGCTCCAACAGCGCCCAGGAGAAGACGCCGACGGTGGCCAGATTGACCCGGGCCCGGCGCATCAGCTCGTCGTCCTCCTTCCATACCGGCTCGTCCCACTGCTCGGGGTTGTAGTCCCCGCCGAAGGCCAGGCCACCCAGGCGGTCGGTGATGCTGCGAGTCGTCATGGCGGTTCCTCGGTACGGGGAATCGGGCCGCTCGCCCGGCGAGCCGCTACGCGGCCTCGCTGCGGCCGCTTCTGCGATCGAGGGCCGCTGCGTTGTCGAAGCGCTTCACTTCCAGACGCAAGGCAAGGGGCAAGCGTCATGCGAAACAAGGGCTTCCATGGTGAGAAGCCCTTTGCTACTTGCCTGTTATCAGCCTGCCAGAAAAGAAGGCCGTGTTGAAGCGCTTCGACAATGTCGCTTCAGAGCCCTGGAACGAGGTCGGCGGTGGCCTGGTCGGTCTACGGACGGACGGTGCCGCCGGTGGCCCAGTAGACCGTGTAGTTGTGGCCGTGCGCGTCGTGGAACGGGCCCAGGTGGACGCTGGAGCCGTTGGCGGTGGCGGTGAAGGCGAGTGAACTGCTGCTGGTCCGGGTGATCGAGGACGTGTTCAGCGTCGGGAGGGAGCTGAGCGAGGAGTTGCCGTAGTTGCCGGACAGGACCACCGGGCCGTAGGTGATCGCGGCGACGTTCGCGTTGTCGTTGGCCGCTCGCATGATGATCCGCATGGGCAGGCGGACGGTGACCGTGTCGCCGGAGGTCCAGGAGCGGCTCAGGGTCGCGTAGCTGCCGGGGGCGGTGGCGATGGGTTGCACGACGCCGTTGACGCTGACCGTGGCCCCGGTGGTCCAGGCCGGGATGCGGATGCGCATCGCCCAGGTTCCGCCGACATTGCCGGTGACGTGGAGGGTGGTGGTGTCGCTGCTCGGGTACGACGTGGTCTGGGTGACGGTGATTCCGCGCTCCGACCAGGTGAGCACCGAGGGCACGAACAGGTTCACGATCAGCGTGCTGTCGCTGCGGAAGTAGAGGGAGTCCATCAGCCTGGTGTGCATCTCCAGGCCCGTGCCCTGGCAGCACCAGAAGGTGCCGTAGTCGGTGCTCCAGGTGCCGCCGCCCCACGCCGGGCCCACACCGCGTCGGCCTCCCGGGTTGAGCGGGGTGAAGTAGGTGACGTGGCCGTGATTGTCGGCCGGGTTCTGCTGGCCGATCATCTGGTTCAGCCAGGCCCGCTCGTAGTAGTCGAACAGTGCTGCCCGGTTCGGGTCCAGCGCGAACAGTTCCCGGGTGAGGGTGAGCATGTTGAAGGTGTTGCAGCTTTCGCACGTGTCCTGGTTCAGGTAGCCGGCGATGGCGTTCGGGGCCCGGAAACGCTCCGCCTGGCTGTTGCCGCCGATGGCATAGGTGTGCGCGCTGACGCAGAAGTTCCACGCGTTGGTGGCGATGTCCCGGTAGCGGGTGGTGCCGGTGGCCTTGTACTCCCGGGCGGCCCCGATCCACTTGGGGACCTGAGTGTTGGCGTGCAGTCCGTTGAGCCGGTCCTGGTTGGACGCCAGCGGGTCGAACACCGCGGCGTGGTCGAACCGTTGGGCGACGGTGAGCCACCGCGCGTCGCCGGTCTGCTGGTAGAGATCGGTCAGCACGGTGTTCATGCCGCCGAACTCGGTCTGCAGCATGGTCTGCATCTGCTGGCCGCTCAGCCGGCCGGTGCGCCGATCGACCCATCCTGCCAGGGCGAGCAGCACGTCCCGGGCCTGTGTGCTGCCGATGTGGCGCCATACGTCCAGCAGGCCCACGAGGGTCTTGTGGATGGTGTAGTACGGCACGTTGCCGTTGTTCAGGGTCCGCTGTTCGAGAGCGGTGAAGTCGGACTCGGGGTAGCCGGAGAGATACCCGGCGCTGAAACCGGCGGCGCTGTTGTTGGCCTGACATCTGGCCAGTCCCGCGACCATGCTGGTGGCCTTGTCCCGGCAGACGGTGTCCCCGGTCACGGCGTACAGCTGCGCCCACGCCGTGAGGAAGTGCCCCTGGACGTGGGTGCGGAAGGGGAACGTCGGCGCGTCCCAACCGCCGTTGGCGGCCGCGCCGTTGGTGGACAGCCGGTGGTTGGCGCGGAAGTTGTATAGGAGCCGGTCGACGTCGACGAACCGCAGGTAGTTCCGCGTGCGGTTCTGGTTGTCCAGCCACCGGCTCGCGGTGAGCCGGACCTGGCCGAGTGCGAAGGGGTGCGCGGAGACTCCGATGTCGGCCCTTGCGGGAGGAATGGCCGCGTGGGCGGGAGAACCGCCGAGGAAGGATCCGGTGGCAGAGGCGGCGGCGGTGGCCCCGGCTAATTGCAGGAGGTGCCGTCGGCTGATGGAGAAAGACATGGCGCACCCTTTCGGAGACGGGAAAGCGATGGCACGGTCGAACGGCTGCCGGGACCCGAGCTCGGACAGGGTTCGGGTCCCGGTGCGCGGGTCATCCGGCGGTCAGCGTGGTCCACTTCTGGTTGGCGGCGCCGTTGCAGTCCCACAGCTGGAGCTGTGTGCCGTCGGCCGTGGCCGAACCCGGCACGTCGAGGCAGCGGCCGGAGGCGGGGTTGCGGTAGCCGCCGTTGTGGGGCTGCCAGACCTGGTTGGCGCCGCCGGTGCAGTTCCAGGTCTGCACCTTGGTGCCGTTGGTGGTGCCCCAGCCGGCGGCGTCGAGGCACTTGCCCATGGAGCGCAGGGTGCCGTCGGTGTAGGCGGACCAGACCTGGTTGGCACCGCCGCCGCAGCCCCAGATCTGGACGGCGGCCCCGTCGGCGGTGCTGGCGCCGTTGACATCCAGGCACTTGCCGGCGAGGCCGGACTGCACGCGTGCGGGGGCGGGAGCGGGGTTCCTCAGCCACCCGGCGCTGTCCGCGGTCCGGATGCCCCGGTGGAAGGCGTCGGCCATCTTCTGGTAGCCCGAGTCGTTGGGGTGCAGGGCGTCGGCCAGGTCGGCCGTGGTCAGGTTGCCCATGTCCACGTACGCGACGTGCTTGCCCGCAGCCTGGGCGTCGCTCACGATGCGGGGGATGGCCTGGTTGTACGCGGCACGGTGCTGCTCCTCCGAGCCGCTGGTGGACACGACCAGGGAGGCCACGAGGACCGTCGCGTCGGGAGCGCCGGCGGTGATCTGGTCGACCAGCGACTTCAGCCGGGCGGTGGCGGTGGAGACCTGGTAGCTCTCGTTGAGGTCGTTGGTGCCGATCATCAGCGTCACGACGTTGGGGCGGTAGCGGGTCAGCGAGGCGTCGGTGAGGGCGGCGATCTGGTGGATCTTGTATCCGGGGTGACCTTGGTTGTCGGGGTCGGACATGGAACCGCTGCGTGCGGTGCCCACGAAGTCCAGCGGATGGCCGTCGGTCGCGAGCATGTTCCACAACGGGGCCCGGTATCCGTTGCCCGAACTGCTGCCCACACCCCAGGTGATCGAGTCGCCCAGCGGCATGACCCGCAAGGGTGTGGTCGGGGCGGCGGAGGCAGGGGTCACCCCGGCCGTCGTCACCCCGAGCGCGGCGGTGACGAGCGTGATCAGGGGGAGAAGCCAAGGCTTTCTCATGCACGCGTCCTCTTCTGCGAGTGATGGCTCGATCGACGGGGTCGCCCCGTCACCAACCTGTCGGCAGGCCGGTGATGAACGAGGTCAGGCGGTCGGAGATGACTCGGTCGTCGTGGGCCGAGTAGTGCCAGTCGCAGCCGAGGAAGTCCAGGCCCGAGTCGTCGAGGAACCAGTAGCGGACCCGGCTGTCGCCGGCGTCGTTGCGCGACTTGACCACCTGCTGGACATGGCCGGCGTACTGCCCGGCACCCACCGCCACGATGGTCGTGTCGGCCCCGTAGCGTGTGCGCAGCTTCTGGACGAAGTCGTTGTAGGCGCTGCGGTAGGCGGCCGCGAAGTTGTCCGGCGTCCAGGGTTCACCGGGTTTGATGGCGGTCGAGAAGTCGTTGGTGCCGAGGTTGACCACCACGACCTGGGGGCGCCAGGTGCCCGGGTTCTGCCAGACGTCGCCCGGCACGTTCAGCAGGGCACGGTCGTAGAAGGTGCGGTACGTGACGTCCGGCCTTCCGCCGTCGTAGTTGCGCACCATGCCGAGGCCCGAGTAGCCGTTGATCTGGTAGTCGGCGTTCAGTCGCCGGGCGGTGAGGGCGCCGTAGCTCACATCGGAGTTGGTGGTCCGCTTGAGCTGGTCCGCGGTGCAGGTGCGCGAGGTCGAGAGGTTGCCGTAGCCCACCGTGAGGGAGTCGCCGACGAACTCGATCTGGCGGCTGCGGGCGGCCGGTTTGCCCAGTACGGCACCGCCGGGCGCGGCGACGAAGCCTCCGAAGGCGCTGGTGTTCCCCGGGGTGTCGTTGCGTTTGACGAGCCGGACGGTGTGGGTGCTGTTCGACAGGCCGTTGATCCAGTGCGTGGTGTTGCCGGGTGTGACGAGTGTGGCGACGGTGGTTCCGTCGACCTGGACGTCGTAGTCGGCGGCCGAGTCGTTGAGCACGATGCCCACGCCGGTGCCCCTGACACGGCCCTCGAAGTACACGCCGGGCCAGCTGTACTGCACGGTGTTTCCGGCGTCCTTGACCCGCCCCGCGGTGTGCACCTGTGCGAGCACTCCTGTGGCGCGGACGAGTTGCCATTGCTGGTTGGCCCCGCCCCGGTCGGTGAACTGCACGGCCCGGGCGCCGTCCGCGGTGGAGGCGTTCTGGATCTCGACGGCCTTGCCACTGCCCCGGTTGATCAGCCGCACGTACCCGTCCGGGGAATCGGCCGGCCGGAACTGCTGGTTGGCGCCGTTGAGGTCGCTCCACTGCACGATGCCCGCGTGATCGGCCGAGGAGTGGTTCAACACGTCCAGCACCTTGCCCGAGTGCTGCGCCTTCAACCGGTAGTAGCCACCACCGGAGTCCACGAACCGGAACCGCTGATGGGCACCGTCGTGACGGGACCACTGCGCCACCCCCGCCCCGTCCGCGGCACTTGCGCCGGACACATCCAGCACCTTGCCGCTGCCCCGGTTCACCAGCACATACCACGCACCCGTATCGACACTCGCCGCATGCGCCGTCCCGGCGGCACCCACACCGGACAGCAGCGCCGCCACCAAAGCGACCACCGCCGCCCACACCCCCGCACGCCACCCACGTCTCCACCACGCGGCGCTGACTGGCATACGCATGCCGGCTCTTCGCATTCGTGTCCCTTTCGCTGAGTGTGGCCTGCCCCGCTGCGGGATCGCGTTCGGCTACAGCGCGGTGAAGCTCCACAACAGGTTGGTGCTGCTGCCGTAGGTCCACTGCTTGGTGCCGGAGCCCGAGGAGACGTTGCCGCCGCCGTCCAGGACCAGGCCGGTGGTGCGGTTGGCGATCGAGTAGCGGTCGCCGCCCCGGTGGGTGATGGTCCACTGCTGGTTGGTGCCGCCGTTCCAGGCGGCCTGCCGGGCGGCGGAGCCGTCGGCGGTGGCGCCCCAGCCGTCGGCGACCATGCCGTTGGTGCGGTTGACCAGCCGGTAGTAGCCGCCCTCGACCCACTCCGCCCGCCACTGGAGGTTGCTGTCGCCGTTCCAGGTCCACTGCTTGAGGCCGGAGCCGGAGGCGACGTTGCCACCGCTGTCCAGGGCGAGGCCGTTGGTGGCGTTGGTGATCCGGAAGTGCGTCGCCGGATCGAACTGGACCCTCAGCGAGGCGATCCGGTCGTTGTTGCCGGTGCTCCTGAGGTCGGGGTTGTCGGCGGTGAACGTCCAGGAGGTGCCGGAGAAGTCGTCTCCGGAGTAGCCGATCACCTGGTAGCCGGGGGCCGGCCGGAGGGAGGACAGGGTGCGCGGGCCCGGTCCGGCCGCGGTCAGGTCGGCCGCGGTGTAGTCGCCGACGGTGAGGACGGCGGCCTCGCCGGTGTAGTTGACGTCCGTGAAGGCGATGGCGCCGGCCAGCGGCCGCAATCCGGGGATCGCGCCGGAGAAGGTGAGCTTCAGGACGTAGGCGTTGGCGCTGTACGGCGCGGAGGACGGCAGGGTGATCGTGAGACCGGAGGCGCTCTGGAGGGGCGTGGGCAGGTCGATGTAGGTGTCGGCGCTGGTCCCGAGGAGCTTCACCGAGACCAGCGACGAGAGGTTGATCCGGTCCGAGCCGAGGGTCTTGATCGTCAGCGAACTGCCGGGCCAGCCCAGGGCGGTGGCGTACAGGACGTTGTCGGCCTTGTTGCGGGTGAAGCGGATGTCCTGCGGGGTGCCGGCGTGCGGGGTGGTGAAGGAACCGCCGCCCATCTTCGTCGGGCCCTCGCCGTACGCCGTCCAGGCGCGGGTCGCGTACACCGACTCGCCGAAGCGCTTCAGGTGGTCTCCGATGGCGAGCAGGATGTCCTTCTGCGCCTGGGGGATGGTGCCGTCGGCCATCGGCGCGATGTTGAGCAGCACGTTGCCGTTCTTGCTGACCCGGTCGAGGAACGAGTGCAGCATCTGCTGGGCGGTGTAGTAGCCGATGCCCCGGGTGTAGCACCAGCTGCTGCTGGAGACGCTGTCGTCGGTCAGCCAGTACGGGGTGGTGAGATCGGCCGGGCCGCCGCGCTCGTAGTCGAACACCTCGCCCTTGCCGTTCATGCCGTCCTTGTACGTGGTGACGACCTCGCGGCCCCAGCTGTCCGCCTGGTTGTAGTAGTACGCCAGGAAGTTCAGGCGCTGTTGCTCGTCGACGGCGTCCAGATTGAAGTCCTGCCACAGGATGTCGGGCTGGGCGCGGTCGACGACCTCTTTGA
Proteins encoded in this region:
- a CDS encoding SGNH/GDSL hydrolase family protein, with translation MRKPWLLPLITLVTAALGVTTAGVTPASAAPTTPLRVMPLGDSITWGVGSSSGNGYRAPLWNMLATDGHPLDFVGTARSGSMSDPDNQGHPGYKIHQIAALTDASLTRYRPNVVTLMIGTNDLNESYQVSTATARLKSLVDQITAGAPDATVLVASLVVSTSGSEEQHRAAYNQAIPRIVSDAQAAGKHVAYVDMGNLTTADLADALHPNDSGYQKMADAFHRGIRTADSAGWLRNPAPAPARVQSGLAGKCLDVNGASTADGAAVQIWGCGGGANQVWSAYTDGTLRSMGKCLDAAGWGTTNGTKVQTWNCTGGANQVWQPHNGGYRNPASGRCLDVPGSATADGTQLQLWDCNGAANQKWTTLTAG
- a CDS encoding alpha-L-fucosidase, whose amino-acid sequence is MSSSINRRQLLASATGVAAAAVAGDVFGAAVAEAAPSTYTPDWNSVDQHPPAPEWFQDAKFGIYFHWGVFSVPAFGNEWYPRNMYESGNNANQHHIATYGRPSAWPYHNFINGARDLAGNTVEFAPKLKSAGGKFDPEEWVQLFVDAGARFAGPVAEHHDGFSMWDSQANEWNSVDKGPRLDLLRLFSTAIRAKGLKLLVAMHHAYNFTGFYEFAPAQTDSSLKKLYGQLDSAAANQLWFDKLKEVVDRAQPDILWQDFNLDAVDEQQRLNFLAYYYNQADSWGREVVTTYKDGMNGKGEVFDYERGGPADLTTPYWLTDDSVSSSSWCYTRGIGYYTAQQMLHSFLDRVSKNGNVLLNIAPMADGTIPQAQKDILLAIGDHLKRFGESVYATRAWTAYGEGPTKMGGGSFTTPHAGTPQDIRFTRNKADNVLYATALGWPGSSLTIKTLGSDRINLSSLVSVKLLGTSADTYIDLPTPLQSASGLTITLPSSAPYSANAYVLKLTFSGAIPGLRPLAGAIAFTDVNYTGEAAVLTVGDYTAADLTAAGPGPRTLSSLRPAPGYQVIGYSGDDFSGTSWTFTADNPDLRSTGNNDRIASLRVQFDPATHFRITNATNGLALDSGGNVASGSGLKQWTWNGDSNLQWRAEWVEGGYYRLVNRTNGMVADGWGATADGSAARQAAWNGGTNQQWTITHRGGDRYSIANRTTGLVLDGGGNVSSGSGTKQWTYGSSTNLLWSFTAL
- a CDS encoding RICIN domain-containing protein, with the protein product MPVSAAWWRRGWRAGVWAAVVALVAALLSGVGAAGTAHAASVDTGAWYVLVNRGSGKVLDVSGASAADGAGVAQWSRHDGAHQRFRFVDSGGGYYRLKAQHSGKVLDVLNHSSADHAGIVQWSDLNGANQQFRPADSPDGYVRLINRGSGKAVEIQNASTADGARAVQFTDRGGANQQWQLVRATGVLAQVHTAGRVKDAGNTVQYSWPGVYFEGRVRGTGVGIVLNDSAADYDVQVDGTTVATLVTPGNTTHWINGLSNSTHTVRLVKRNDTPGNTSAFGGFVAAPGGAVLGKPAARSRQIEFVGDSLTVGYGNLSTSRTCTADQLKRTTNSDVSYGALTARRLNADYQINGYSGLGMVRNYDGGRPDVTYRTFYDRALLNVPGDVWQNPGTWRPQVVVVNLGTNDFSTAIKPGEPWTPDNFAAAYRSAYNDFVQKLRTRYGADTTIVAVGAGQYAGHVQQVVKSRNDAGDSRVRYWFLDDSGLDFLGCDWHYSAHDDRVISDRLTSFITGLPTGW